The following proteins are encoded in a genomic region of Archangium lipolyticum:
- the hemH gene encoding ferrochelatase, whose protein sequence is MSSKRKGLLLVNLGTPDAPETGAVRRYLREFLSDPRVVDIHPVGRWFLLNLIILPFRSPKSAHAYRTIWTEQGSPLLVYSRGLAEAVAERLAGEYEVELAMRYGNPSLPDAVARLRARGVSDFTVMPLYPQEAPSSSGSSLARTYEVLADPWDVPNVRSVPAFYDHPAFLDAFARVARPVITEARADHVLFSFHGVPERHVRRTDASGRHCLASGGCCDAITDANRHCYRAQCFATARELAKRLGLEPQGWSVSFQSRLGRTPWVRPYTDVVLPELAARGVKRLAVMCPAFVSDCLETLEEVAMRGRDQFLASGGESLTLVPSLNASPVWADAVVRLVRESEAAAATSSPAAAAAPAVPDRAG, encoded by the coding sequence ATGAGCTCCAAGCGGAAGGGTCTGCTGCTGGTCAACCTGGGGACGCCGGATGCGCCTGAAACCGGCGCCGTGCGCCGCTACCTGCGCGAGTTCCTCAGCGACCCGCGCGTGGTGGACATCCACCCGGTGGGGCGCTGGTTCCTCCTCAACCTCATCATCCTGCCCTTCCGCTCGCCGAAGAGCGCGCACGCCTACCGCACCATCTGGACGGAGCAGGGTTCGCCGCTGCTGGTGTACTCGCGGGGCCTGGCGGAGGCCGTGGCCGAGCGGCTGGCCGGTGAGTACGAGGTGGAGCTGGCCATGCGCTACGGCAACCCGTCGCTGCCGGACGCGGTGGCGCGGCTCCGGGCGCGAGGGGTGAGTGACTTCACCGTGATGCCCCTCTACCCGCAGGAGGCGCCGTCCTCCTCGGGCTCCTCGCTGGCGCGTACCTACGAGGTGCTGGCCGACCCCTGGGACGTGCCCAACGTGCGCTCCGTGCCGGCCTTCTACGACCACCCGGCCTTCCTGGACGCCTTCGCGCGGGTGGCGCGCCCCGTCATCACCGAGGCCCGGGCGGACCACGTCCTCTTCAGCTTCCACGGTGTGCCCGAGCGCCACGTGCGCCGGACGGACGCCTCGGGGCGGCACTGCCTGGCCTCGGGCGGGTGCTGCGACGCCATCACCGACGCGAACCGCCACTGCTACCGGGCCCAGTGCTTCGCCACGGCGCGGGAGCTGGCGAAGCGGCTGGGACTGGAGCCCCAGGGGTGGAGCGTGTCCTTCCAGTCCCGCCTGGGGCGCACGCCGTGGGTGCGGCCGTACACGGACGTGGTGCTGCCGGAGCTGGCCGCGCGCGGGGTGAAGCGCCTGGCGGTGATGTGCCCGGCCTTCGTCTCCGACTGCCTGGAGACGCTGGAGGAGGTGGCCATGCGCGGGCGCGACCAGTTCCTCGCGAGCGGGGGCGAGTCGCTCACCCTCGTCCCCTCGCTCAACGCGTCCCCCGTCTGGGCGGATGCCGTGGTGCGGCTCGTCCGCGAGTCGGAGGCCGCCGCGGCTACTTCTTCGCCTGCGGCTGCAGCAGCTCCGGCGGTACCGGATCGAGCGGGGTGA
- the apaG gene encoding Co2+/Mg2+ efflux protein ApaG, which translates to MSSTTTEGIRVTVKPAYWPERSAPESHQYAFMYTVEILNEGGEPAQLRSRHWIITDATGKIEEVRGEGVVGKQPRLAPGERFEYTSWAQLRTPFGSMRGTYTMERADGRQFEARIGEFALTLPHALH; encoded by the coding sequence ATGTCGTCCACGACCACTGAAGGCATCCGCGTCACCGTGAAGCCCGCCTACTGGCCGGAGCGGAGCGCCCCCGAGTCCCACCAGTACGCGTTCATGTACACGGTGGAGATCCTCAACGAGGGCGGAGAGCCGGCGCAGCTGCGCAGCCGCCATTGGATCATCACCGACGCGACCGGGAAGATAGAGGAGGTGAGGGGCGAGGGGGTCGTGGGCAAGCAGCCCCGGCTGGCTCCTGGGGAGCGCTTCGAGTACACGAGCTGGGCGCAGCTGCGCACCCCCTTCGGCTCCATGCGTGGCACCTACACGATGGAGCGGGCGGACGGGCGGCAGTTCGAGGCCCGCATCGGCGAGTTCGCCCTCACGCTGCCCCACGCGCTGCACTAG
- a CDS encoding TerC family protein — protein sequence MNIQVALWVGFNVFVLAMLALDLGLFHRKEHVVTPKEAGGWTIVWIALSLLFCGGLWYFGYWTTAQSMQWVTAYVIEYALSVDNLFVFLMVFAYFRVALEVQHRVLFWGIMGAFIMRAVLILAGTALVQRFHWLLYIFGAFLVFTAAKMAFSKEDDDAADPEQTFIVKLSRRMLPVARQGEGSNFFTIEDGRRKVTPLFLVLMVVEATDLLFALDSIPAVLGISQDPFIVYTSNVCAILGLRSLFFVVSSLMEKFHLLKLGLAAILGFVGMKMLVVFFDIHVPIGLSLGVIGGILVASIVASLIWPKPQVPAELEQPRRDREGANS from the coding sequence GTGAACATACAAGTCGCGCTCTGGGTGGGCTTCAACGTCTTCGTGCTGGCGATGTTGGCCCTGGATCTGGGCCTCTTCCATCGCAAGGAGCACGTGGTGACGCCCAAGGAGGCGGGTGGGTGGACGATCGTGTGGATCGCCCTCAGCCTGCTGTTCTGCGGGGGTCTCTGGTACTTCGGCTACTGGACCACCGCCCAGTCCATGCAGTGGGTGACGGCCTACGTCATCGAGTACGCGCTCTCGGTCGACAACCTCTTCGTCTTCCTCATGGTGTTCGCCTACTTCCGGGTGGCCCTGGAGGTGCAGCACCGGGTGCTCTTCTGGGGCATCATGGGCGCGTTCATCATGCGCGCCGTCCTCATCCTGGCCGGCACCGCGCTCGTGCAGCGCTTCCACTGGCTGCTCTACATCTTCGGCGCCTTCCTCGTCTTCACCGCGGCGAAGATGGCCTTCTCCAAGGAAGACGACGATGCCGCGGACCCCGAGCAGACCTTCATCGTGAAGCTGTCCCGGCGCATGCTGCCGGTGGCCCGGCAGGGCGAGGGCAGCAACTTCTTCACCATCGAGGACGGCCGGCGCAAGGTGACGCCCCTCTTCCTGGTGCTCATGGTGGTGGAGGCCACGGACCTGCTCTTCGCCCTGGACTCCATCCCCGCCGTGCTGGGCATCAGCCAGGATCCCTTCATCGTCTACACGTCCAACGTGTGCGCCATCCTGGGCCTGCGCTCGCTCTTCTTCGTGGTGTCGAGCCTCATGGAGAAGTTCCACCTGCTCAAGCTGGGCCTGGCCGCCATCCTCGGCTTCGTGGGCATGAAGATGCTCGTCGTCTTCTTCGACATCCACGTCCCCATCGGCCTGTCGCTGGGCGTCATCGGTGGCATCCTGGTGGCCTCCATCGTGGCCTCGCTCATCTGGCCGAAGCCGCAGGTGCCCGCGGAACTGGAGCAGCCCCGGCGGGACCGGGAAGGCGCCAACTCCTGA
- the glgX gene encoding glycogen debranching protein GlgX: MKRAEVLPGKPYPLGATYLGNGVNFAVFSEHARKMEVCVFDSQDPSRELRRYVLPEQTQHVWHGFIPGLQTGTLYGLRAHGAYEPRRGLRFNPNKLLVDPYARALHGKVDFSSPVYAYVPGHEEQDLGFDTRDSAPGVPKGVVLTDDFDWEGDGPPLVPWNRTLLYEAHVKGLTKLHPAIPEHLRGTYAAMAHPAILEHLQKLGVTAVELLPIHSHVDEPFLVNKGLTNYWGYSTLGYFSPDSRFSSSGSRGGQVAEFKSMVKAFHRAGIEVILDVVYNHTCEGNHLGPTLSFKGLDNSAYYRLSEKDPRYYQDFTGTGNSWNATHPYALRLVMDSLRYWVQVMHVDGFRFDLATTLGRDRHGYDTRAAFFQMVHQDPVLSQVKLIAEPWDVGDFGYQVGNFPVLWSEWNGKYRDTIRRYWKGDERQAAEIGYRLTGSSDLYALSGRKPTASVNFITAHDGFTLHDLVTYSQKHNEANLEENRDGANDNHSWNCGVEGETTDPVVNTLREQQKRNLLATLFLSQGVPMLLAGDEMGRTQRGNNNAYCQDNALSWVDWNLTESQLKLLDFTILLSRLRREQPVLTKRKFFRGSHIWDSKLKDLAWFRPDGQEMKKEDWEKPYLPSIGFLLGGDAIATPDDEGNRIVGDTLLVLMNVHHEPITFHLPAIEWGADWEEVADTGQSRVSLHTHTPAGGTVVVAGRALVVLRRPATE; encoded by the coding sequence ATGAAGCGGGCGGAGGTGCTACCGGGCAAGCCGTATCCCCTGGGCGCCACGTACCTTGGTAACGGAGTCAACTTCGCCGTCTTCAGCGAGCATGCGCGGAAGATGGAGGTGTGCGTCTTCGACTCGCAGGACCCCTCGCGCGAGCTGCGCCGCTACGTGCTGCCCGAGCAGACCCAGCACGTGTGGCACGGCTTCATCCCGGGGCTGCAGACGGGCACCCTCTATGGCCTCCGCGCCCATGGCGCCTACGAGCCCCGGCGCGGTCTGCGCTTCAACCCGAACAAGCTGCTGGTGGACCCCTATGCCCGTGCCCTGCACGGGAAGGTGGACTTCTCCTCTCCCGTGTACGCCTATGTGCCCGGGCACGAGGAGCAGGATCTCGGCTTCGACACCCGTGACAGCGCCCCCGGCGTGCCCAAGGGCGTGGTGCTCACCGACGACTTCGACTGGGAGGGGGACGGCCCTCCCCTGGTGCCCTGGAACCGGACGCTCCTCTACGAGGCCCACGTGAAGGGCCTCACGAAGCTGCACCCCGCCATCCCCGAGCACCTGCGCGGCACCTACGCGGCCATGGCCCACCCGGCCATCCTCGAGCACCTCCAGAAGCTGGGCGTCACCGCGGTGGAGCTGCTCCCCATCCACTCCCACGTCGACGAGCCCTTCCTCGTCAACAAGGGCCTCACCAACTACTGGGGCTACAGCACCCTGGGCTACTTCTCCCCGGATTCGCGCTTCAGCTCCTCGGGCTCGCGCGGCGGCCAGGTGGCCGAGTTCAAGTCCATGGTGAAGGCGTTCCACCGCGCCGGCATCGAGGTCATCCTCGATGTCGTCTACAACCACACCTGCGAGGGCAACCACCTCGGGCCCACCCTGTCCTTCAAGGGCCTGGACAACTCCGCCTATTACCGGCTGTCGGAGAAGGATCCGCGCTACTACCAGGACTTCACCGGCACGGGAAACTCGTGGAACGCCACCCACCCGTACGCGCTCCGGCTCGTCATGGACTCGCTGCGCTACTGGGTGCAGGTGATGCACGTGGACGGCTTCCGCTTCGACCTGGCCACCACGCTGGGGCGCGACAGGCACGGCTACGACACCCGCGCCGCCTTCTTCCAGATGGTGCACCAGGATCCGGTCCTCAGCCAGGTGAAGCTCATCGCAGAGCCCTGGGACGTGGGCGACTTCGGCTACCAGGTGGGCAACTTCCCCGTCCTGTGGAGCGAGTGGAACGGCAAGTACCGCGACACCATCCGCCGCTACTGGAAGGGCGATGAGCGGCAGGCGGCGGAGATCGGCTACCGGCTCACCGGCTCCTCGGACCTGTACGCGCTGAGCGGCCGCAAGCCCACCGCGAGCGTCAACTTCATCACCGCCCACGACGGCTTCACCCTGCACGACCTGGTCACCTACAGCCAGAAGCACAACGAGGCGAACCTGGAGGAGAACCGGGACGGGGCCAACGACAACCACTCGTGGAACTGCGGCGTGGAGGGCGAGACGACGGACCCCGTGGTCAACACCCTGCGCGAGCAGCAGAAGCGCAACCTGCTCGCCACGCTCTTCCTGTCCCAGGGCGTGCCCATGCTGCTGGCCGGCGACGAGATGGGCCGCACCCAGCGCGGCAACAACAACGCCTACTGCCAGGACAACGCGCTGTCCTGGGTGGACTGGAACCTCACCGAGTCCCAGCTCAAGCTGCTGGACTTCACCATCCTCCTGAGCCGGCTGCGCCGCGAGCAGCCGGTGCTCACCAAGCGCAAGTTCTTCCGCGGCTCCCACATCTGGGACAGCAAGCTGAAGGACCTGGCCTGGTTCCGCCCGGACGGGCAGGAGATGAAGAAGGAGGACTGGGAGAAGCCCTATCTGCCCTCCATCGGCTTCCTGCTGGGCGGCGATGCCATCGCCACGCCGGACGACGAGGGCAACCGCATCGTCGGGGACACGCTCCTGGTGCTGATGAACGTGCACCACGAGCCCATCACCTTCCACCTCCCGGCCATCGAATGGGGCGCGGACTGGGAGGAGGTGGCGGACACCGGGCAGTCGCGCGTGTCCCTGCACACCCATACGCCCGCGGGTGGCACCGTGGTGGTGGCGGGACGGGCCCTGGTGGTCTTGCGCCGCCCGGCGACGGAATAG
- the treY gene encoding malto-oligosyltrehalose synthase, which produces MGQAGVETLAGTLYGRVREELLGRATPLSTYRIQLHKGFPFTAAREMVPYLARLGLTDIYCSPYLKASPGSTHGYDCVDHKLLNPEVGSAEEHAAFCATVREHGLGQVLDVVPNHMGIDAFNPLWFDVLENGPSSLFARFFDIDWAPVKDELKDKVLLPVLGDQYGVVLERGELKLGFRDGAFVVHYYDRVLPVAPGQYGRVLRRDLEGLESRVGLEHPHLLELHSILTAIRNLPSRTETERSLVIERNREKEVIKRRLAALVEASPEVAAHIETNVRAINGTPGNPRSFDELDALLEGCCYRLADWRVAGEEINYRRFFDINGLAAIRVEDPDVFAEAHQRIFDWLRQGCVTGLRIDHPDGLYDPTAYFLNLQEQYFVERARALFDAEHGAQSARWPEVERRLRERWQAEAGAHVDSPLRKALFVAVEKIQGGRERIPEGWAVHGTTGYRFANAVGGIFVRPDAEASLTETYYRFIGKTLDFEELVYEKKRLILRDFMASELNMLAHRLNRVSEMNRRSRDFTLNSLRRALAEFIALFPVYRTYVDDWRPELDARDVRYIRDTLRHAKARNATLNASIFDFLGDVLLRRYPEHLGPHERAEMLAFAMKVQQVTGPVMAKGLEDTVFYVYNRLVSLNEVGGEPEQFGTTDDIFHSRNQERAEHWPASMLTTSTHDTKRSEDVRARINVLSEVPEEWRQRVARWSKLTEAHRTSLPEGPAPSSNDEYLFYQTVVGAWPMGPSLSEEALAQFRGRVRDYMLKAIKEAKVRTSWTNADPSYEEGVSRFVEACLDPARSRAFLDDIRSFKRHIERAGQHNALGQQLMKLTSPGVVDTYQGCELWDLSLVDPDNRRPVDYTLRARLLEELDREAAADRPGLCTRLTANMDDGRIKLFVLAEGLRLRKRQAALFRQGGYRALSLAGPRANAVIALAREHGQSVVIAAAPRYTLSALAAPGGLAGAYEETSLELPGSYASMTFRDVFTGQEVRPGRQAGGAVLPLAPLLVGFPLVLLERSDG; this is translated from the coding sequence ATGGGGCAGGCGGGCGTGGAAACACTGGCTGGGACGTTGTACGGGCGCGTGCGTGAGGAGCTGTTGGGTCGCGCCACGCCGCTGTCCACCTACCGCATCCAATTGCACAAGGGCTTCCCCTTCACCGCCGCGAGGGAGATGGTGCCCTACCTGGCGCGGTTGGGGCTGACGGACATCTACTGCTCGCCCTACCTCAAGGCGAGCCCGGGCAGCACCCACGGCTACGACTGCGTGGACCACAAGCTGCTCAACCCGGAGGTGGGCTCGGCCGAGGAGCACGCGGCCTTCTGTGCCACGGTGCGTGAGCACGGGCTGGGGCAGGTGCTGGACGTGGTGCCCAACCACATGGGCATCGACGCCTTCAACCCGCTGTGGTTCGACGTGCTGGAGAACGGCCCCTCGTCGCTGTTCGCGCGCTTCTTCGACATCGACTGGGCCCCGGTGAAGGACGAGCTGAAGGACAAGGTCCTCCTGCCGGTGCTGGGGGACCAGTACGGGGTGGTGCTGGAGCGGGGGGAGCTGAAGCTGGGCTTCCGGGACGGGGCCTTCGTGGTCCACTACTACGACCGCGTCCTGCCGGTGGCTCCCGGGCAGTACGGGCGGGTGCTGCGCCGTGACCTGGAGGGACTGGAGAGCCGGGTGGGGTTGGAGCATCCGCACCTGCTGGAGCTGCACTCCATCCTCACCGCCATCCGCAACCTGCCCTCGCGCACGGAGACCGAGCGCTCCCTGGTCATCGAGCGCAACCGGGAGAAGGAGGTCATCAAGCGCCGCCTGGCCGCCCTGGTCGAGGCCAGCCCCGAGGTGGCCGCCCACATCGAGACCAACGTGCGGGCCATCAACGGCACTCCGGGCAACCCGCGCTCCTTCGACGAGCTGGACGCGCTGCTGGAGGGGTGCTGCTACCGGCTGGCCGACTGGCGCGTGGCGGGCGAGGAGATCAACTACCGCCGCTTCTTCGACATCAACGGGCTGGCCGCGATCCGGGTGGAGGACCCGGACGTGTTCGCCGAGGCCCACCAGCGCATCTTCGACTGGCTGCGTCAGGGGTGCGTCACCGGGTTGCGCATCGACCACCCGGACGGGCTCTATGATCCGACGGCCTACTTCCTCAACTTGCAGGAGCAGTACTTCGTGGAGCGGGCCAGGGCCCTCTTCGACGCCGAGCATGGCGCGCAGTCCGCGCGGTGGCCGGAGGTGGAGCGGCGGCTGCGCGAGCGGTGGCAGGCGGAGGCGGGGGCGCACGTGGACTCGCCGTTGCGCAAGGCGCTCTTCGTGGCGGTGGAGAAGATTCAAGGCGGCCGCGAGCGCATCCCCGAGGGCTGGGCGGTGCATGGCACCACCGGCTACCGCTTCGCCAACGCGGTGGGAGGCATCTTCGTGCGGCCGGATGCCGAGGCGTCGCTGACGGAGACGTACTACCGCTTCATTGGCAAGACGCTGGACTTCGAGGAGCTGGTCTACGAGAAGAAGCGCCTCATCCTGCGCGACTTCATGGCCAGCGAGCTGAACATGCTCGCCCACCGGCTCAACCGCGTCTCGGAGATGAACCGGCGCTCGCGCGACTTCACCCTCAACAGCCTGAGGCGGGCGTTGGCGGAGTTCATCGCGCTCTTCCCCGTCTACCGCACCTACGTGGACGACTGGCGGCCGGAGCTGGACGCGCGCGACGTGCGCTACATCCGCGACACCCTGCGGCACGCCAAGGCGCGCAACGCCACCCTCAACGCCAGCATCTTCGACTTCCTGGGAGACGTGCTGCTGCGGCGCTACCCGGAGCACCTGGGGCCGCACGAGCGGGCGGAGATGCTGGCCTTCGCCATGAAGGTGCAGCAGGTGACGGGCCCCGTCATGGCCAAGGGGCTGGAGGACACCGTCTTCTACGTCTACAACCGGCTCGTCTCCCTCAACGAGGTGGGTGGAGAGCCGGAGCAGTTCGGCACCACCGACGACATCTTCCACTCGCGCAACCAGGAGCGCGCCGAGCACTGGCCGGCGAGCATGCTCACCACCAGCACGCACGACACCAAGCGCAGCGAGGACGTGCGCGCGCGCATCAATGTCCTCTCGGAGGTACCCGAGGAGTGGCGCCAGCGGGTGGCTCGCTGGTCGAAGCTCACCGAGGCCCACCGCACCTCGCTGCCCGAGGGCCCCGCGCCCAGCTCCAATGACGAGTACCTCTTCTACCAGACGGTCGTGGGCGCCTGGCCCATGGGCCCCTCCCTCTCCGAGGAGGCCCTCGCCCAGTTCCGCGGCCGCGTCCGCGACTACATGCTCAAGGCCATCAAGGAGGCCAAGGTCCGCACCTCGTGGACCAACGCGGATCCGTCCTACGAGGAGGGCGTGTCGCGCTTCGTGGAGGCCTGCCTGGACCCGGCCAGGAGCCGCGCCTTCCTGGACGACATCCGGTCCTTCAAGCGCCACATCGAGCGGGCCGGGCAGCACAACGCGCTGGGTCAACAGCTGATGAAGCTGACCTCGCCCGGGGTGGTGGACACCTACCAGGGCTGCGAGCTGTGGGACCTGTCCCTGGTGGATCCCGACAACCGCCGGCCGGTGGACTACACCCTACGGGCCCGGCTGCTGGAGGAGTTGGACCGGGAGGCGGCGGCGGACCGTCCGGGCCTGTGCACCCGGCTGACGGCGAACATGGACGATGGCCGCATCAAGCTCTTCGTGCTGGCCGAAGGCCTGCGCCTGCGCAAGCGCCAGGCGGCCCTCTTCCGGCAGGGCGGGTACCGGGCACTCTCCCTGGCGGGCCCGCGCGCGAACGCGGTGATCGCCCTGGCCCGGGAACACGGACAGTCCGTCGTCATCGCCGCCGCACCGCGCTATACGCTCTCCGCCCTGGCCGCCCCCGGAGGGCTCGCGGGGGCGTATGAAGAAACGTCGCTGGAGCTGCCCGGTTCCTATGCGAGCATGACGTTCCGGGATGTGTTCACCGGGCAGGAAGTCCGGCCGGGTCGTCAGGCGGGTGGCGCGGTGCTGCCCCTGGCCCCCCTGCTGGTGGGCTTCCCGCTGGTGCTGTTGGAGAGGAGCGATGGATGA
- a CDS encoding SWIB/MDM2 domain-containing protein yields MAAKKTTAAKKAPAAKKAPAAKKSAAGKRKPNAAFMKEMTPSAALAEIVGNKPLPRTQVVSKIWDYIKKNNLQDAKNKRQINADDKLKPIFGGKKSVTMFEMTALVNKNLT; encoded by the coding sequence ATGGCCGCCAAGAAGACCACCGCCGCGAAGAAGGCTCCCGCCGCGAAGAAGGCTCCCGCCGCCAAGAAGTCCGCGGCTGGCAAGCGCAAGCCGAACGCGGCGTTCATGAAGGAGATGACTCCGTCCGCCGCTCTGGCGGAGATCGTCGGCAACAAGCCGCTGCCCCGCACCCAGGTCGTCAGCAAGATCTGGGACTACATCAAGAAGAACAACCTCCAGGATGCCAAGAACAAGCGGCAGATCAACGCCGACGACAAGCTCAAGCCCATCTTCGGCGGGAAGAAGTCCGTCACCATGTTCGAGATGACGGCGCTGGTGAACAAGAACCTGACCTGA
- a CDS encoding NAD-dependent epimerase/dehydratase family protein, whose translation MNTLITGANGFLGSWLVRALTARGHVATCFIRPGSDVSGLIGLEYERVDGDVTDAASLARAVQGRDVVFHLAGLRRAATREDFLRVNAEGTRLLCEALVASSGKKPRLVLAGSLGASGPSTPERPRTEEDPLRPAEWYGESKAEAERIAFSYADRLPVTVVRPPRIVGPGDRENLLIFKLVSRGLRLELGGGPRPLTLVDVEDVVDLLLLLAEREEALGQSFFIGHPRPFTLEELQDLAAAELGVKPRTVRLSPGVLTALATVADGVTRVTGRRLPLNRKFARQLLVPAWTCSSARAERLLGFRATRDPADSIRRSARWYREQGWL comes from the coding sequence TTGAACACACTCATCACTGGCGCGAACGGTTTCCTGGGCTCCTGGCTGGTGCGCGCGCTCACCGCGAGGGGACATGTAGCAACCTGTTTCATCCGTCCCGGAAGTGACGTGTCGGGTCTGATCGGGTTGGAGTACGAGAGGGTGGACGGAGACGTGACGGACGCGGCCAGCCTGGCCCGCGCCGTCCAGGGACGGGACGTGGTCTTCCACCTGGCGGGCCTGCGCCGCGCCGCCACGCGCGAGGACTTCCTGCGCGTCAACGCCGAGGGGACCCGGCTGTTGTGCGAGGCCCTGGTGGCCTCCTCCGGGAAGAAGCCGCGGCTGGTGCTGGCCGGCTCGCTGGGCGCCTCGGGGCCCTCCACGCCGGAGAGGCCCCGGACAGAGGAGGATCCGCTGCGGCCCGCGGAGTGGTACGGCGAGAGCAAGGCCGAGGCCGAGCGCATCGCCTTCTCGTACGCGGATCGGCTGCCGGTGACGGTGGTGCGCCCGCCGCGCATCGTGGGGCCGGGGGACCGCGAGAACCTCCTCATCTTCAAGCTGGTATCGCGGGGTCTGCGGCTGGAACTGGGCGGTGGACCCCGGCCACTGACGCTGGTGGACGTGGAGGACGTGGTGGACCTGCTGTTGCTGCTGGCCGAGCGAGAGGAGGCCCTTGGCCAATCCTTCTTCATAGGTCACCCCCGGCCCTTCACGCTGGAGGAACTGCAGGACCTCGCGGCCGCGGAGCTGGGGGTGAAGCCGCGCACGGTGCGACTGTCGCCTGGTGTACTGACGGCGCTGGCGACCGTGGCCGATGGGGTGACGCGGGTGACGGGCCGACGCCTGCCGCTCAACCGGAAGTTCGCGCGGCAGCTGCTGGTGCCGGCCTGGACGTGCTCGAGCGCCAGGGCCGAGCGCCTGCTGGGCTTCCGCGCCACGAGGGACCCGGCCGACTCCATCCGCCGCAGCGCCCGCTGGTACAGGGAGCAGGGCTGGTTGTGA
- a CDS encoding HAD family hydrolase: MPAKAAFYDVDGTLVKTNVVHVYAYYAMNRGSLLGTLGRTLSTAASVPLFAAMDAVNRKAFNEFFYRYYAGLSEDRLVSIAEDMFEDVLKPALYEQTRDLIDQARRVGCRIVLVTGALDFSMRPLARYLGADDMIANKMQFVGGKATGKVIPPIIEGANKANAIRSYCVREGLALEQCHGYSDSASDYAMLSVVGRPTAVNPDMRLRSIARAYNWPILDLK, translated from the coding sequence ATGCCCGCGAAAGCTGCCTTCTACGATGTCGACGGGACGCTGGTGAAGACCAACGTCGTCCACGTCTACGCCTATTACGCGATGAACCGGGGCTCGCTGCTGGGAACCCTGGGGAGGACCCTGTCCACCGCCGCGAGCGTGCCCCTCTTCGCCGCCATGGACGCGGTGAATCGCAAGGCCTTCAACGAATTCTTCTACCGGTACTACGCCGGCCTGTCCGAGGACCGGCTCGTCTCCATCGCCGAGGACATGTTCGAGGACGTGCTCAAGCCCGCCCTCTACGAGCAGACGCGTGACCTCATCGATCAGGCGCGCCGCGTCGGCTGCCGCATCGTGCTCGTCACCGGAGCGCTGGACTTCAGCATGCGCCCGCTGGCCCGCTACCTGGGCGCGGACGACATGATCGCCAACAAGATGCAGTTCGTCGGCGGCAAGGCCACCGGCAAGGTGATTCCCCCCATCATCGAGGGAGCGAACAAGGCCAACGCCATCCGCTCCTACTGCGTGCGCGAGGGCCTGGCGCTCGAGCAGTGCCACGGCTACTCCGACAGCGCCTCCGACTACGCGATGCTGTCCGTCGTGGGACGGCCCACCGCCGTCAACCCGGACATGCGCCTGCGCTCCATCGCCCGGGCCTACAACTGGCCCATCCTCGACCTCAAGTAA